One genomic window of Arcobacter lacus includes the following:
- a CDS encoding fumarate reductase iron-sulfur subunit gives MSTQKGREITISVLKFNPRSKVSKPHFVEYKLEETPGMTLFIALTQIRENLDPDLSFDFVCRAGICGSCGMVVNGKPSLACRTLVSNYPSGKLQLMPMPAFELIKDLSVNTGKWMDGMSKRVESWIHNDHEVDISKLEDRIDPDVANDTFELDRCIECGICVASCGTALMRPNFVGPVGLNRVARFDIDPHDKRTAEDFYELIGDDDGIFGCMSLMACEDHCPKHLPLQNKIAYLRRKLVALR, from the coding sequence ATGAGCACACAAAAAGGTAGAGAAATTACAATATCAGTTCTAAAATTTAATCCAAGAAGTAAGGTTTCTAAACCTCACTTCGTTGAGTATAAATTAGAAGAAACTCCAGGGATGACTCTTTTTATTGCATTAACACAAATTAGAGAAAATTTAGATCCTGATTTATCTTTTGACTTTGTATGTAGAGCTGGTATTTGTGGAAGTTGTGGTATGGTTGTAAACGGTAAACCATCACTTGCTTGTAGAACACTTGTTTCAAATTATCCTTCTGGAAAATTACAATTAATGCCTATGCCAGCATTTGAATTAATCAAAGATTTATCTGTAAATACTGGTAAATGGATGGATGGTATGAGTAAAAGAGTTGAATCTTGGATTCATAATGACCACGAAGTTGATATTTCTAAATTAGAAGATAGAATTGATCCAGATGTTGCAAATGATACTTTTGAATTAGATAGATGTATTGAATGTGGTATTTGTGTAGCTTCTTGTGGAACTGCTTTAATGAGACCTAATTTCGTTGGCCCAGTTGGATTAAATAGAGTTGCAAGATTTGATATTGATCCACACGATAAAAGAACTGCAGAAGATTTCTATGAACTAATTGGTGATGATGATGGAATTTTTGGTTGTATGTCATTAATGGCTTGTGAAGATCATTGTCCAAAACATTTACCATTACAAAACAAAATTGCTTACTTAAGAAGAAAATTAGTAGCACTTAGATAA